From the Juglans microcarpa x Juglans regia isolate MS1-56 chromosome 3D, Jm3101_v1.0, whole genome shotgun sequence genome, the window TGAGCATTAAAATGACCGCCATGTCTCTGAAGGGTGATCTTGGGAGCAGAGCAAAAGCGTTGGAGTGATTGAGGAGCATGTCTCCAAATGCCCAATATACTGCTGATGCGGAGGGAAGCGTCAGTGTCAGGACATACAGTGTAGCCAGCAAGTATATGGCCTTGAACTTCTGAGGCTTCCACATTGCATGCATGATTTCCCTGACCCACCAACATTTATCAGATTCAGCTAGTGTTAGCAGCGTTTTAACCTTCTTCTCAGTACACACGAAAGGAgcacaaaagcaaaaacaaaatcaaagtaTAATTTATAGgtcatatttttttgttcagaCAGTATTGTTCAACCTTAGGCTATGTCGTAAAACATCCTCCAAAAATGGGTAAGGTGTACTTGGGCTAAGATCATCTTACAGATGTGCAAAGTCACCGGTAGGGACcatagaaattttctttttgctgTTACATATAAATATGAACAAAAATTTTGGGAAACTTTAATATTAAGCTTATTATTTTGTAGCTGATGTGGATTTCGCTGATTAACTTGGGAgtaatatatgtataatgtaaaaaaatgggtattaaaaaaaaaaagtatgtttttgacactttttttataatatgatctactttttttatcaaaaaaaaaaacttgtaaattgaatatatcattattcaaaacCCTCTTCTCACGATAAAAGCCAAAGCACAGAGAGCGAAAAGAGTATTTGCTTTTTACCTGAAAAAGGAAGAGAGGGGTTCCCAAGAATAAAGACTTTTTGTCTCCCACGCCAAAGAAGtgcaatttaattaaaaatatttttgataatttagaaTATTCGGGAGGTAAATAAAGTTTTCTCAGATCGGTCACTAAAATCACGTGGTCAGATCATGTCCAACGAAATTTAGGTTTAGTCACTTTCAAAATGACGTAAAAGTTTCAAACCCAGCCTTGTTGCATGTatagtttagtttattttatttcttcccaAATCTATGACTAGGTCAAAAGCAAATTGCAAATGAGGAGCAAGCTACATGAGCAGATTCCTAAAAAACGTGAAAggcaccatttttttaaattcaggGCTTCGTCTTACACAGTAACAGCATGTCCCCGAATGTGTAGAGAATGTTTGTGGACCCTGTGAAGTATAGCACCAGCTTAGTTGGACCCGAATGCTTAACACCCTCAACCTGTATACAAGTCACCGCGCATGAACCACTAATTGTTAGTATTAAAACCAAAAGGCCAAGAAATAACAATATAACCAGAAGGCTAAGAACACGCTGATGGCTCCAAAAGTTTTGTGCTTTTGAAGATCAGTACTGTACCTCGTGTCAACGGTAACACGAGTTGAGCAATTAATACATGTTGTCATTTCTTTTATAGTTCCCTTTCACTTGGGAAGAACTCTTTAATCATGAAGTACTATGTATCATAGTGCAGCATTGTTATCTAACTTGTAACAGAGTACGTAAATTAATCAATTAGTCATAATGGCATGAGTACTTTTAACTTCATGATTCATACATTTCTATATACGAGTTTGTCAACTGTTTGATCTTATGGAGTTGTTAAGATTGTGATTAAATTGGAAATGAAATGATTACCTGGCCATGGAGGAGGGAGGCAATGGTGAGGTACCAAGCAGTGTAGGTGGTCATTATGAGGCCTAAAAAGGACCAAATTCTGTAGTTGTGGAAGGAAGGGATAAAGACAGTCGTGGCACAGCAAGCTCCGAAGATGTAAGTCCAAGTCCTCTTGTCTAGATTATCATTTATGTAATAGATGTTGCTGAAACATTAAAAAGATTCCCAGTTAATTTGCAGAAATTGATGATCAGATTTGTGGCACTTGTTTATTAGGAAAACTTGTAGATATAAAATTGAGATATAGTTAAAAAGCTTTGGTCAGAATCGGTAGGTATACCTCGCACAGGCAATGAGTTGAATGACAGATCCAAACAGAAGGAATGTGCAGTTAAATGCCAAGCCCACGTTCCTCCAGTGTTTTCCTAGGAGTCCATCAAGAACCTCAAACCACTACATGATTAAGAACGTGAACCCATGTGAGAAGCCGATAAGCATATATTGCTAAATAAAAGGGAAGAAATTGTCTTTTCTCTATCAAGTTGTTGAAGATCGAGTGAAACCTGGATGACATGGTTCCTgaaatcaactttttctctttcttttctggTTCTGTATTCTACGTAGAGTACGCTAATGAGATATGCTGTCCAGCTACCCAGCAATCCATAGAAGAGCTGAAAAAGTATGCCGGAGAGCATTCCCAGCTGGGAAAATGAGTATGGCAATGTAAGTAGAACTTGAGCCACctgaaacaaagaaagaaacagaCCCCCGAAACCATTAGGAAAAACTACCAAGCCAAGAACAAGAAGCGCAGAAATGGGCCAGTCTTGGTAAAACGAAGGGAAAGCAAGATAATGAACCTGGTTTGAAGCACAGCTAAACCATGCATCATATACAGATCCACCGTGCCAAAAGAAATTAGATAGCTTGGTTTTCACATCCTTGGGCTTCCCTTCAGTTTCCATTTCAACATAACTGCCTACTATCACAGTCTCCACCACCTTATCCGATGCCATATtcgttcctctctctctctgtgactcTACTGCTGTTCTATCTTCTTTGTCTTTAATGGTGAGGAGTGTTATGTAATGCAATGAAGGAGTACTGAGATATGAGATAGCTAGAGGGGATGGAGAGAGGGTAATGCTAtggtggtatatatatatatatacccacaCACAAGACACGCGAGGGGTTCTCCAAGGGGCCATGTTTGAAAGCTATTTAAGAGAAGAGAATCCACTTTTTGTTTCGTGGCAGTAGCTTTGAGGAAATCCGCTAGTTCTCGAGCCCTTtctgtaatttaaaaaatatataaagttgtTGCTCagcttataataattaaaacagtTTACTTAATCACGATTAAGTTATgataacaataattaaataaatagggAGGGTGAATTGCTGAGGCTGGGCTCTTCCGGTCGCACGAGCGGGTCTCCCCGTTTCCCGAGCTGATGTACCTAGCAATTACCATTACCACATTCCTTCTCAGCTTCCAAAGCCATATATAATTACCCCGTAACTTGTCTCATCTATGCATACATTTCACATACGGCTTCTAATATCACTCACTTGTATCCCCATTTACATGGAAGCtgatcaacaaaataaaaattaaaaaaagggggggggggggagggggagctAAGGGatatgtgaatgaaattataACAAAGTAGACCACATGATTGCACCCAAACGGGCGTGTTCGCtttacaagaaagaagaaagctGCTTTTATCACATGGCCGGCTAAGCTTTGTGGACTCGAGaatcccccccaccccccatcCAAAACCACATTTCACAactgtattaatattttaattttctcagaTAATTTATTATTCACATGGTCGGAGGAGTTACTGATCATCAACTCAACTCTGTTAATTAAGGGACAAATtaacatgatgatgatcatgatgtgTGGACAATCCAAGAAGCTGTCTATAGCTAAGATCAGTTAATGTTACACCCGTGCCCTTGGAAATGGCATATGATCTgatcttattattaatataatcttgATGGTCAAATATTTACTATATATGGTGTTATAGTTTTTGGTAGTcttaattataatacaatatgTCAGTTTTTTCTTAATCCAAAATGCAGAGTACTGCAAAACGTTCTTTAATTAAATGCAtggttaaaaaattatgtaattttttaattttccaaaacaaaagataaaagagtgaaattcaaacaTGAGGCAGCCATGAGGGAGGGGGCACCGATGTCAATAGAAGTTCTAGACAGCCAAACAGGTACCTGTCTCTAATTCCTTCTTTTATTGATATCTTTGTCTCGCTGGATCATCATCTTTTTTGAATTTGATCAATAAGTCGCCTAGCTATAGGAAGATTATATTGACCATATATTTCATGTCATGATGATAAACCATAATCATGACTTTGTCTTCTtgtaaattaaggaaaaaactCTCTACCTATAACTGATCATCATTATATTATGAGAAAAGCATGAGTTCAGATTCTAAAAGGCTTTTGTTTTGGTGCAGTTCAACATATTCATGGGTTTTGTTGGACGCCTACATCTCCTACTTGTATTGTCACGCTTTCTAGTCTCCGGGACCAGAAACATTCACTGTAGCTCGTGTCTCCTTGACCTGACCACAAGTtctgcatgctagctagctgcaaCCCCATAGCAGCATGCATGTTTCtttctatgtttaatttttaataacattagCTTTTCCCGCCCTTGATCGACTATATTTGGTGAGATCAGATAAACTTATAGCTACTGTTGTTATTCCTAGATGTTATTGTggcataaaaaaaagtttaatgacTCTAATGTGACTCTAATGTTGGTAGAAGTGTGTCAGCGtcgaaggggggggggggggggaaagtAGAGGTGTCTCGGCAATATGGCTTTATAAGTTGGTGCTTCTTAAGGGCATTGAAGTGTTAGTGGTCACCTTGTTCACCCTGAATGAAACAGTACCTTTATACTTGTCTtccttttaagtttttgtgTTCCCTGATCTTGAAGTATATCGTTCCATCCGGGTCTTCTTTATacagattttcttttttgtttgaaattcataTTCCAAATCGTGAGGAACATATATCGATCCTCACCCGAGACTTCAATACAGATTTTATTGGATTGTGATCATATTGATTAGGAAAGACCCAGATGTTTCAAAATTTAACTATTCACACTTATTAGAAATACAGAGACAAGCTGCAACTAATGATCCAGCGTGGTAGAGGTTTCTCGCACGCCAGCACCCCTTGCGGCAGGTGGAAGTACTGTCATGGATATCACGCTAACTCATCCCATGATGAACAATAATTcctcacaaaaaattattatattttttgagttgGAGTTGGTATTCAAAGAACTATGTTGATGTTAACAGCTTGTTATCTTCGGAGCAGAAAGATCATCATACAGCTCATCACTTATCAGACTCAAATCCACTATCAATGATTTGAATACCAAATGAATTCAGACATCTAATTTAATTGCTCATTATCTTGCTCTGCCTCTTAGGCCTTTATTTTTAGATAGCTAAATCTAGCGAAAGACCTGCTTAATTAGAGTCGTTTGATACAGATTAAGCTGGCAATGATTAAAGTTCCACACTAGGTCAAACTTTTTACAGTGGCATAATGGGAATGAAACCCAGTATTGACTTGATCGAATTGCAAATACAAAAGGTGGGTCCTTTGTCCTACACAATGCGCGCATCAATCCATGGTTGTCAACTCCATTAACAAAGATTTGGGTGCCCCCCCCATTTTTGGTGATGCAGTATAATTGACTTGGGAGCAATTTATCCACAAACATCATCATGCTGCTTTCGCCTTTATGGCAACCATGCTGACAGCAATTTTCTTGTCCAAACAAAACCATTAAAGCTGCATTTGGACGATGCAGAACACGGAAAAAGGGCAGAAAGTAATTTCCGAAACATGTTGAAATGGCTCTGTTTGTTGCAAAAATGCTGGGCCATGGCTAGGACTCAAAATATTCACTCTCAACTGGCCCATTTATGAATTGGACCTGTGTAGCTTGACACGctacaaaaaatccaaaacaagaTGGGCCCATTCATACACTAGGCTAAAGTTGAAACTTTGATTCAAGCCTAAAGTAAAAACAATTTGTTGACACAATcataaattttctataattttatacgGTTTTGACAGGAAAAGGATCATAACAATGATAGTTGTCTGTTCAAATGCAGAAACAGTGAACAACACAAGTTTAAATTCTGAGGAACATAATTATTACCTAAGAATTTGTTCCTTtgtgttttattaaaatattttttataaaaattttataaaagaattattttattctcaaatagatttatataacaaattatcatatattacttaaatgaagagattgatttataatatttaaaatttaaaatttctatttCAACCTATAAACATTTTATTAGGAGTGAACCACACGGTCCACACCTTTCTTATAAACATTTATTTCTGTCGCAAATACGCAAGAAGTTTCTCGACGGCTAGGATCATCCATCAGGTATATCTCTGGGGTCCGACGTGGCAAAGTGTGATTCGAGAGCAGCTGTGCCCAATTTATAACGTTAAAATAGTCCCGCGAAACGTCGTATCTATTTGTTTTCCCCATTttgtctttttcctttttcgccCATATCTTAGCTCCATGTCCTTATCGCACGCACTTTGCGCACGTTAGCCCGTCATCTCCTCGCGGTTTCCCGGTCACCGATCTCCGATCACTGTTGCTCCAAGCGAGTACAGGTACAAGCTGTAGATCTCTTGTATCTTAGCATAAGTAAAATGTTATGCTCCGTTGGGTTACCGAGAAAGTGTCGAAAATTTAATATTTGGCTGTGTCTGTCTTTTATTTGTCCTATCCCACTCTTAGCTACAACCAATATACAGACTCAATTCTGTATGCTTTCTAATGGGTTTTCTCACTAACCAAACAGTGGGTGGGATGGAATTTTACTGGGTTTGACAGTAGCTAATTTTTAATCACTGTAACTGAGAATGGTATTTATGCGTTTAGGTCTCACCCCGATGTAATCTTAagttcatttttgttttgatatatctttaaaaaaatcaaatcgcAAAGGTATCTTTTTTATCATTGATGAGTGTTTGGTTGTTATATGGAAGATTTTTGGTATGGTACTATTAGTAGTTGGGGCATTCGGGGTTGTGGGACACTTGTCGGAACATGATTCAACACGTTGTGCAAAACATAATTTACATATGGAAAATAACTAGCCTAAGAAATCCCTTTCAAATTTATATGGGGTTTGAATTGGAAGGACTCGCTATTCGAGTAAGTTTTGTGTGATGGTATAATCAGAAAAGCTGGTGTGATTTATAATCAGAAAAGCAGAGGTGGCAGAAGTTTATTATCGGCAAGTAAATTTGATCTCATGTTTAAGAGGAAGGCAAGATGGTATTGATCCAAGGAGATTAGGGTAGTCTCAGAATGCACATCCGGCACCTctttttttgggtaaaaattATATCCATCAGATGGGGATTTGAGGAATGCTGTGGAAAATAGGTGATTACAAATCTGTCAATACTTTTGATTGATATAAtgacattaaaaaaatctttttgattgagaaaattgaGCTTCGTTAGATTCCCTTTTTTCCTGAAAGCCGAAAGGGCAGTGACTCAAGCAGATACTGATGTTAACTCTTTGGTCATCAGTTTAGGCTTATCAAGGTTAGATATTTGGTTTTGACATAAATCTTATTTTAGCAGAGGGGACTGAATTAAGCCGGAAATAGTAGACCAATGCGTTCATCTTTTATTTATGCTTATGGTTATGCTTTCTTCAATGGACTTTTTTGAGAATTGCTTACCACAAGTTCTGCATGTGGAGAAGCTTTTGGTTTTCTTACATTCTTTTGAAGAGAAACTTGATTCGGACAACCTACATGTAGTTTACGGCGTAGGCCCAACATTTTCAGGCTAGAATTCATGCTTTTGATATTTGTTCTTTGCTTCAGCAATCTTTGTCATCCATAGCCACTATCTTTACTTGTTCCTTGGTAGAAGGCAGGATGTCTGCTGGACTCGATGGAGTCACAGGTCGACCCAAGGCAGAGTGGACGCCTTCTCGTGATGCCTATTTGGTTGAGCTTTTTATCGGGCAGCACAATTGTGGGAGGACTGCTTACaatgaatttaaaaatgaagtaATTAGATCTGTGACACGTGATTTcaacaagaaatttgatttgaatttagaaGAGAACCAGATTAAGAACCGTTACAATGTTATGAAGAAAGATTATGGTGTTGTAAAAACCTTGCTTGGTCACGATGGGTTTGGCTGGGATGAAACTCGACATATGGTTGTAGCTGATGATAAAGTCTGGGATAACTATATTGCGGTAAGAAGATTTTGACTTCCATTTAAATTTTGCAacacataaaatttctttgaaaagTGGATACATTGTGAGGTTTATAATTTCCAGGTACGAAGTGAAGCACGACCATTTCGACGAAAGAGCTTTCCTCTGTATAAACAAATGACAGTTATTTTTGAAGGTAAGTTCCCTTTTATTTCTCCCTTCCATAAAAGTGTTCTAGCTATTGTTGACACATCTGGTGCAGGAGAGAGATCTAACAGCAAATACCAATTACCAAGTGGAGTACCTGTGGCAACTGAAGAGGGAAATAGCAACACAGAAACCGTGCGTTCTTCAGAGCCCAGTAACCTACCCACTCAAGTAGTTGATGGTACCCTTGATTCAGATTCAATCATTCACGTAAATGATATGCAACCCAAGAAGCGCAAGTCCTTTGCTATGACAGCATTAGGTCGTAAGAAAAGAGCATGCTATGCCTATAAAGCTGGGGAGACGATTGAAAATGCTTTGTACGAGATTTTCTCAGCAGCCAAGTTCAAAGCTATGCAAAGGAATGCATCGAATGAAAACACATTGTATCAGAAGTGCCTGGAAGATTTGCAGCAATTGGAAGAGTTGGATGACAGTGAGTTTACAAAGGCTGTTAATGTTCTTAGGGATGACAAAAATGCAATTGCATTCATGACAATAAAAGGGCCCCGGCGTTTAACCTGGTTGAGGTCTCTATGGCAAGCATAGTTGCCTCCTAAATGAAATCGCtattctaaaaaacaaaaaaacaaaaaaggatacAACATTTGAAGAGATTGTATTTTCCTCTGTTGTAGAAGTTGCTGTGTTTTTCTACGAATCTGCCAAAGCGTTGCTTCTTGGGGGTTTGATATAACTGAATCGatattaaaaatagtttttttaacaGATGTTTAAGGCGTTGGTGCCTAAAAGGAGTGGGAAAACAAGAACATACCAAGTAAaaatgcccaaaaaaaaaaattgcattctgttccttttttatatatatgatacgtgttttgaaatggaaaaaaaaaaaaaaaaaattgttagtaAGCTTTTGAAGAATCGTCATTGATTTCATCATCTTCTGTAGTGacatcaaattatttatatataagcaaaaaataataaataactttgtttatatatataaccttgtaatatttctcatttatgaaaattaaattgaagttTCAGAATGCTTGTATGGTTTTTTGTTTCGTCTATGAAATTAGGAGAAATTTTATCTAAACTTCAAGAatgtttagaaagaataaagtTAAGGGGAATTTCTTTAAGAATGTTTTCGTATACAACCGCCCCCGGTTTAACGGTTTTATTCCCAAAACATAATAGATACAACgataaattaaattacttgaaagcgccaaaaaaaaaaaaatcaagaccGATATGCAATTCCTCAATTTTTCTGAGCAAACAAAAatgacaatgaaaaaaaaataacgaaaTTGAGTTCCCACATCATTTTTACACAAAACGGCTAAATCAAATGAACCTACAAGTAAAACTCCTTCCATGCTGGTCCTCATCCCTTCCCTTGTATTGCTGCAACCAATAATCATAGACAAGAATCACATCtacccacttccactctggtaGTTAAGTGACATTTCTTACAAATGCAATGATCCAAAATTGAAACTTCTTCACCATTTTTTCTCGTTTCATGATTTAGAACTTCTGTTTCAATAGTTGGATTAGTTGTTTCGACCAATTTCAACGttgtctattttttaaaatttcatgaatATATTCTGAAAAAGTGGAAcgtattttttctttctttctttttttttcattttacatttcacAATTCGTTAAGTTCccaagcaaaataaaaataaaaaagggctAGATTTCGGATTCGAGCTCCTTCACCGAAtgaaagaaatcattaaaaaaagaagaatctgaaacagtaaaaaaaaagatttttctatttttttattgcttcGTTCAGTTAATTTTCTTCCAGCTTCCTCGAAAACCAAACATGGATAGCCAGAGGTTTTTATAGGCATCGACGAaatagagagagataaaagaaatTTCTGGACTCTCATGCGAGCAAGCCCTCCCATTTGGTCTTGGGAGGCTTTGCTCCCGTGAGTTATGTAGTGTTGTGCGGTTTATGGTAACTCAAATGGGAGGGCTACGTGGAACACGCCTATTGGAGGCTATTGTTTGGAGGAGAACACCAGGACCGGCTTATTCTCGTAAAggaattttgaaaagaaactgATTAAAAAAGCAAACGACGCAGCACAGTGAGCTGACCCTTCCCTCTTCGCAAGAAAAGTAAAGTTCTTTGCGCCTCGCCAACTCAATCTCCACTACTACCACtactacttcttcttcttcaaagttTTGACCTTTACTtcctgagcttcttcttcatcatcttcactTCGATGGATCGTCGTCTACTCCTCTACGGCACCATTCTCACTCTCCTCGCCTCCTCTTTTCTCTCAGGTAATCACGCAAACTTCCCACTCACCATGAAGGTACCAATTGATTTATTTGAATCTCACCATCCCATTCTAACGCAGTACGTtcggattttctttttcaattttggtcCTCACAGAGATACACTCTGCTTCATTCAAGATAGTAAACAAGTGCCGGCGCACGATATGGCCTGGGTTGCTATCCGGCGCCAATACGCCTCAGCTCCCCACCACCGGCTTTTCACTCAGGAGTGGAAAATCCAAGACCGTATCCATACCCAAGTATTGGTCTGGTCGGATTTGGGGTCGGACCCTATGCGGCGAGGACTCCACCGGGAAGTTCTCTTGCATGACCGCGGACTGCGGGTCCGGGAAGGTAGAGTGCGCCGGGGGTGGTGCTAAGCCACCGGCCACGCTTGCGGAGTTCACGCTGAACGGCGCCAGCGGGTTAGATTTCTACGACGTCAGCTTGGTCGACGGGTACAACCTCCCGATGCTCGTTGTGCCCAAGGGAGGTACCGGCGGAGGATGCAGCGCCACCGGGTGCTTGGTGGACCTGAACGGGGCGTGCCCGTCGGCTTTGAGGGTGGCGCGTGAGAAAGGGAAGGGTACCGTGGCTTGCAGGAGCGCGTGCGAGGCCTTCGCTGATCCGAGATTTTGTTGCAGTGAGGCATACTCTACGCCCGATACGTGCGGGCCGTCTATTTATTCGTTGTTTTTTAAGTACGCTTGCCCACGCGCGTATAGCTACGCGTACGATGACAAGACTAGCACCTACACCTGCGCTTCCGCTGATTATATGATCATATTTTGCCCGTCACCCTATACCAGGTAAAATTACCAATCAACCTTAttatatgagtttatttttatcaacatCTAATACAAATCTAGGGTTAGTAGAGTCATTTCGTTAGAAAGCATGATTTGCCACTGTAGCAAGCTCCAGAAATTTCGGCAAGTGGAGAATCTTTATTAAGCAGTTTGGAGTATGTTTTCCACACTTTTGTCCATGGGGCCAAACAATTAGATGGACCTGTAATTAATTCCTTAGCAATTAGGTACTTGATAAATGACACTCGATAATACCAAATAAtattatcttcttattttgtttttattatttaattttcctaCTTTCTGATTGGTCCATGTGCAGTTATACCAATAAtc encodes:
- the LOC121254233 gene encoding LOW QUALITY PROTEIN: auxin transporter-like protein 5 (The sequence of the model RefSeq protein was modified relative to this genomic sequence to represent the inferred CDS: inserted 1 base in 1 codon) — protein: MASDKVVETVIVGSYVEMETEGKPKDVKTKLSNFFWHGGSVYDAWFSCASNQVAQVLLTLPYSFSQLGMLSGILFQLFYGLLGSWTAYLISVLYVEYRTRKEREKVDFRNHVIQWFEVLDGLLGKHWRNVGLAFNCTFLLFGSVIQLIACASNIYYINDNLDKRTWTYIFGACCATTVFIPSFHNYRIWSFLGLIMTTYTAWYLTIASLLHGQVEGVKHSGPTKLVLYFTGSTNILYTFXGHAVTVEIMHAMWKPQKFKAIYLLATLYVLTLTLPSASAVYWAFGDMLLNHSNAFALLPRSPFRDMAVILMLIHQFITFGFACTPLYFVWEKAIGMHECKSLCKRAAARLPVVVPIWFLAIIFPFFGPINSAVGSLLVSFTVYIIPAMAHIFTFKSAAARENAVEQPPKYMGRWVGAYTMNVFVVVWVLVVGFGFGGWASVTNFVHQIDTFGLFTKCYQCPPPPLPPTPRLDLNATAPSPVHYHPHP
- the LOC121254240 gene encoding uncharacterized protein At2g29880-like; the encoded protein is MSAGLDGVTGRPKAEWTPSRDAYLVELFIGQHNCGRTAYNEFKNEVIRSVTRDFNKKFDLNLEENQIKNRYNVMKKDYGVVKTLLGHDGFGWDETRHMVVADDKVWDNYIAVRSEARPFRRKSFPLYKQMTVIFEGERSNSKYQLPSGVPVATEEGNSNTETVRSSEPSNLPTQVVDGTLDSDSIIHVNDMQPKKRKSFAMTALGRKKRACYAYKAGETIENALYEIFSAAKFKAMQRNASNENTLYQKCLEDLQQLEELDDSEFTKAVNVLRDDKNAIAFMTIKGPRRLTWLRSLWQA
- the LOC121254239 gene encoding thaumatin-like protein 1b isoform X3, giving the protein MDRRLLLYGTILTLLASSFLSEIHSASFKIVNKCRRTIWPGLLSGANTPQLPTTGFSLRSGKSKTVSIPKYWSGRIWGRTLCGEDSTGKFSCMTADCGSGKVECAGGGAKPPATLAEFTLNGASGLDFYDVSLVDGYNLPMLVVPKGGTGGGCSATGCLVDLNGACPSALRVAREKGKGTVACRSACEAFADPRFCCSEAYSTPDTCGPSIYSLFFKYACPRAYSYAYDDKTSTYTCASADYMIIFCPSPYTSQKLLGARKDGAQLPLVNKTTMYMASQHASSSGR
- the LOC121254239 gene encoding thaumatin-like protein 1b isoform X2 — translated: MDRRLLLYEIHSASFKIVNKCRRTIWPGLLSGANTPQLPTTGFSLRSGKSKTVSIPKYWSGRIWGRTLCGEDSTGKFSCMTADCGSGKVECAGGGAKPPATLAEFTLNGASGLDFYDVSLVDGYNLPMLVVPKGGTGGGCSATGCLVDLNGACPSALRVAREKGKGTVACRSACEAFADPRFCCSEAYSTPDTCGPSIYSLFFKYACPRAYSYAYDDKTSTYTCASADYMIIFCPSPYTSQKLLGARKDGAQLPLVNKTTMYMASQHASSSGLVQMQFIAAIFLFWLLIQPL
- the LOC121254239 gene encoding thaumatin-like protein 1b isoform X1, which gives rise to MDRRLLLYGTILTLLASSFLSEIHSASFKIVNKCRRTIWPGLLSGANTPQLPTTGFSLRSGKSKTVSIPKYWSGRIWGRTLCGEDSTGKFSCMTADCGSGKVECAGGGAKPPATLAEFTLNGASGLDFYDVSLVDGYNLPMLVVPKGGTGGGCSATGCLVDLNGACPSALRVAREKGKGTVACRSACEAFADPRFCCSEAYSTPDTCGPSIYSLFFKYACPRAYSYAYDDKTSTYTCASADYMIIFCPSPYTSQKLLGARKDGAQLPLVNKTTMYMASQHASSSGLVQMQFIAAIFLFWLLIQPL